One window of the Camelina sativa cultivar DH55 chromosome 1, Cs, whole genome shotgun sequence genome contains the following:
- the LOC104792733 gene encoding uncharacterized protein LOC104792733, with protein sequence MSSIPNNFNFLGDDTNNHSFFPIQMNQNSKMVRSMFISSDHTNHGNLFSSSPSFTSFQNSHVSSSSFGFQNPYVKNHMMSDNYFPINNHSHLTRVSFTQTITNRYTAIIPTNTLDNAQYGIALAKRAMNSETNIWNRTFSSPITFERKCEILNPKPLNVIYPRQDSAYSQHLDMFSLSSKHNHDQHILQDGRSLKNILNPINRFEKTTEKSDDNNQDDGRTHSLPYEKYGPYTCPKCNGVFDTSQKFAAHMSSHYKTETTEEREQRLRAKNKRKFYKLNYGVHGR encoded by the coding sequence ATGTCTTCTATTCCAAACAATTTCAATTTTCTTGGTGATGATACTAACAATCATAGTTTTTTCCCCATCCAGATGaaccaaaattctaaaatggTTAGATCGATGTTCATTAGTTCTGATCACACAAACCATGGAAATTTATTTTCCTCATCtccttcttttacttcttttcaaaattcacatgtttcttcatcatcttttggatttcaaaatccatatgtGAAAAACCATATGATGAGTGACAATTATTTTCCTATCAATAATCATTCTCATCTCACTCGAGTTTCTTTCACTCAAACCATTACAAATAGGTATACTGCTATCATTCCTACTAATACGCTTGACAATGCACAATATGGTATTGCACTTGCCAAACGTGCTATGAATTCTGAAACTAATATTTGGAATCGTACATTTTCTTCTCCAATTACTTTTGAAAGAAAGTGCGAGATTTTGAATCCAAAACCTCTTAATGTCATTTATCCGCGTCAAGATTCTGCATATTCTCAACATTTAGACATGTTTTCCTTGTCATCAAAGCACAACCATGACCAACATATTCTGCAAGATGGTCGTTCATTGAAGAATATACTAAATCCAATCAATCGTTTTGAAAAAACTACCGAGAAAAGTGACGATAATAATCAAGATGATGGTCGGACACATAGTCTACCATATGAAAAGTACGGCCCATATACATGTCCTAAATGCAATGGTGTGTTCGATACTTCTCAAAAATTTGCTGCACATATGTCATCTCACTACAAAACTGAGACGACcgaagaaagagaacaaagacttcgagcaaagaacaaaagaaagttCTATAAACTAAACTATGGAGTTCATGGTAGGTAA
- the LOC104792741 gene encoding uncharacterized protein LOC104792741: MGDEHSLIPKDSFVFKLPKKSPLVLRMVVLVFVMVCAVYICSICLKQIGVVPSAGFMNVEVFERQCPEPNIEPWDIPYVHYPKPKTYSREECACNPVRYFAILSMQRSGSGWFETLLNNHTNISSNGEIFSVKDRRANVSTIFETLDKVYNLDWLSSASKNECTSAIGLKWMLNQGLMKHHEEIVEYFKTRGVSAIFLFRRNLLRRMISVLANSYDRDAKLLNGTHKSHVHSPKEAEILARYKPLINTSLLIPDLKQVQEMTSKALAYFNTTRHIFLYYEDVVKNRTVRTFXXXPKLNLKSRQVKIHHGPLSQHVQNWEEVQTTLKGTGFENYLLEDYRR, from the exons ATGGGCGACGAACACTCTCTCATCCCAAag GATAGTTTTGTCTTTAAGCTTCCTAAAAAATCACCACTTGTGTTAAGGATGGTTGTTCTCGTGTTTGTAATGGTCTGTGCTGTTTACATTTGCTCTATTTGTTTGAAGCAAATTGGTGTTGTCCCTAGTGCTGGGTTCATGAATGTTGAAGTGTTTGAGAGGCAGTGTCCTGAGCCTAATATTGAACCTTGGGATATACCTTATGTTCATTATCCTAAACCTAAGACTTATAGCAG GGAGGAATGTGCCTGCAATCCTGTTAGGTATTTTGCGATTCTATCGATGCAGAGATCTGGTAGCGGCTGGTTTGAGACTTTACTTAACAATCATACTAACATAAGCTCGAACGGAGAGATCTTTTCGGTTAAAGATAGGAGAGCTAATGTGTCGACCATTTTTGAGACGTTGGACAAAGTATATAATTTAGATTGGTTGAGTAGTGCTTCTAAGAACGAGTGCACCTCTGCTATTGGTTTGAAGTGGATGCTTAATCAG GGTCTAATGAAACATCATGAAGAGATAGTAGAATACTTCAAAACCCGAGGCGTATCTGctatttttctctttagaaGAAACCTCTTACGCCGGATGATTTCAGTTCTTGCAAACTCTTACGACAGAGATGCTAAGCTATTAAATGGTACTCACAAGTCCCACGTCCACTCCCCTAAAGAG GCTGAGATATTGGCGCGATACAAACCATTAATCAACACGAGTCTTTTGATACCTGATCTGAAGCAGGTTCAAGAAATGACTTCAAAAGCACTTGCTTACTTTAACACCACTCGCCATATCTTCCTCTACTACGAAGATGTTGTCAAGAACCGCACCGTGAGAACATTT NNNNNNNNNCCAAAACTCAATTTAAAGAGTAGGCAAGTAAAGATTCATCATGGTCCGTTGTCACAGCACGTACAAAACTGGGAAGAGGTTCAAACGACACTGAAAGGGACCGGTTTTGAAAACTATCTACTAGAAGATTACCGCAGGTGA